From Amphiprion ocellaris isolate individual 3 ecotype Okinawa chromosome 2, ASM2253959v1, whole genome shotgun sequence, a single genomic window includes:
- the LOC111586568 gene encoding lipoprotein lipase, whose protein sequence is MGAWKAGLVYFVVLNAAVQCVTSLEEELADSIFGNFLDPLKDLFDHKDDGNATVAKFSLRKPSHPDDDLCYITPGKPESLVACTFNSTSKTFLVIHGWTLSGMFESWVPKLVSALYEREQTANVIVVDWLSSAQNHYIIAAQNTKAVGQEIAHFIDWIEETTNMPLENIHLIGYSLGAHVAGFAGSHATNKVGRITGLDPAGPDFEGEHAHRRLSPDDAHFVDVLHTFTRGSLGLSIGIQQPVGHVDIYPNGGSFQPGCNLRGALEKIANFGIFAITDAVKCEHERSIHLFIDSLLNEREAAKAYRCGSNDMFDRGMCLSCRKSRCNMVGYDISKVRKPRNVQMYTKTRASMPFRVYHYQLKIHFSSKVNISEMEPSLTVSLFGTKDEAENLELKLKEKIVTNKTHSFLLVTEKDIGDLLMLKFKWEATNGWSASNMLKMVSSWWSGDSDGTNMEVHKIRIRAGETQKKMVFCVKDPDAQNLTQEVTFVKCKDAWRTNSKQKRISLDSH, encoded by the exons ATGGGAGCGTGGAAAGCTGGGTTAGTGTACTTCGTGGTGTTGAATGCAGCTGTGCAGTGTGTGACGTCCTTGGAAGAAGAGCTCGCCGATTCTATTTTTG GCAACTTTCTCGACCCTCTCAAAGACTTGTTTGACCACAAGGATGATGGAAACGCGACCGTTGCTAAATTCTCCCTCCGCAAACCGTCCCATCCCGATGACGACCTCTGCTACATCACTCCTGGTAAACCCGAGTCACTGGTGGCCTGCACCTTCAACAGCACCTCCAAAACCTTCCTGGTGATCCACGGATGGACG CTGAGCGGCATGTTTGAGAGCTGGGTGCCGAAGCTGGTGTCGGCGCTGTATGAGAGGGAGCAGACGGCTAACGTCATCGTGGTGGACTGGCTCAGCTCGGCCCAGAATCACTACATCATCGCGGCTCAGAACACCAAAGCTGTGGGTCAGGAGATCGCTCACTTCATCGACTGGATCGAG GAAACTACCAACATGCCTCTTGAGAACATCCACCTGATTGGCTACAGCCTCGGGGCTCATGTGGCGGGATTCGCTGGCAGCCACGCGACCAATAAAGTTGGAAGAATCACTG GTCTCGATCCGGCCGGTCCTGACTTTGAGGGCGAACACGCTCACAGACGTCTCTCCCCGGACGACGCTCACTTCGTGGACGTCCTTCACACCTTCACTCGAGGATCTCTGGGCCTCAGCATCGGCATCCAGCAGCCCGTCGGCCACGTGGACATTTACCCCAACGGAGGCAGCTTCCAGCCGGGCTGCAACCTCAGGGGGGCTCTGGAGAAGATCGCCAACTTTGGAATATTTG CCATCACCGATGCAGTGAAGTGTGAACACGAGCGCTCCATCCACCTGTTCATCGACTCCCTGCTGAACGAACGAGAGGCGGCGAAGGCCTACAGATGCGGCAGCAACGACATGTTCGACCGCGGCATGTGCCTGAGCTGCCGCAAGAGTCGCTGCAACATGGTGGGCTACGACATCAGCAAGGTCCGCAAGCCGCGCAACGTCCAGATGTACACCAAGACCCGAGCCTCCATGCCCTTCAGAG TTTACCACTATCAGCTGAAGATCCATTTCTCCAGTAAAGTGAACATTTCAGAGATGGAGCCTTCGCTTACCGTCTCACTGTTCGGAACCAAAGACGAGGCTGAAAACCTGGAGCTTAAGCT AAAGGAGAAGATTGTGACAAATAAGACCCATTCATTCCTTTTGGTGACGGAAAAAGACATCGGTGACCTGCTGATGCTGAAGTTTAAATGGGAGGCAACAAACGGCTGGTCTGCCTCCAACATGTTGAAGATGGTTTCCTCTTGGTGGTCCGGAGACTCGGACGGAACCAATATGGAGGTCCACAAAATCCGCATCAGAGCAGGCGAAACGCAAAAAAA GATGGTTTTCTGCGTAAAAGACCCTGATGCTCAGAACTTAACACAAGAGGTCACATTCGTTAAATGTAAGGACGCGTGGAGGACAaactcaaaacaaaaaag AATCTCTCTGGACAGCCACTGA